In Osmerus mordax isolate fOsmMor3 chromosome 16, fOsmMor3.pri, whole genome shotgun sequence, the genomic stretch TACATATGCATTCACAATATACCTAAATTTACCTCAGAAGAAAGTCCCTCTACTGTCTTGTGTGAAAGCTCGAGGCCGAGCAGGATGGCGGGATTAGCAGAGACGTCAGGGGTCTTGTGGATCTCCAGCCTGCACCCTCAGCCCTTAAGACAATAATCGGCATTACCCCCGCGTACTTAAATCAACCTCCAACCGGGTACGCAGCTCGGGATCCCTGCCAAAGATACCGGCGATGACACAgtcaggagagagtgggagacagagagacaaagagagagaaagacgcatagacagagagagatacacacacacacacacacacagatatggagGAAAGAGTAGGCTTATGTTTTACTCCGTTAATGTTTGTAGACAACATGGACGCTGTGGCGCGAGCGTGTGTCGTAGTCAGTATTGTGAGGGAGTCTGGAGCGAGTTCACTCTTGACTCCTCGTCAAGTGGATTAGCAGCCTCGGAGAGAAGACGCTAATTTGATCTATTCattctggacttgctgtcatggCAACAAGTCCTTTATCTTAAACCTACTCAGGAGCAGGCTTATTTTATATAGCCTAAACAAGATTTGATTGCGACTTTATAAGCAGagctgatacaggaagtctgtcacagccatgtattgtccgtttttacgacaacaacctgttgcagaaggtacaagaataattagcagaatttagaCAGATCCTTCTATTCCTTTAGCACAGCGAGACATAGCCTACTTTTTGAGAGATAGCCTATAGGTTTTctcgtgagggtgtcatttacataattaaTTTGTTGGAACCACATtaaattatatgacattaaagatgacaaagtaattatgaaaataagaaaatacaaaaacaaaaacaaatactgtaataagcgataacatctactttttgccagccctctctcctggattttgcagactttgaggtgttccctgccgttctgattaaatcttcaaattcggagtaaccttcgagaaagctcttgctctgttggctctttGGCGGGGGAAAACGGGGCGCTCTTTTGGGCCATGGTGAGCAGTCGCagtgttgctgatcaaggttttttactatcgatacatacccccctTTAGACCAACGCATAAAACAACAAGGGTTTTTGAAGAAAAcctaattagccagatcatgattagcaagatgatgtcatcttggatgtgtcattagATCTccgatgtaataagcgacgtacgaagAACGGATCTGTTTAGAATACTTGCGGTGTTTTCAAACAAGACCGAAGAAAACGTGCCTGCTGACGTAACCTTCATTTGCCACTGCGATTGGCCGTTTACACCACAGTGTATACGTCAGTATGTTCAATACGCGTCTATTATTGGCCACAGTTTTAAAGCACCCTAATTTCATTGGTCAAGAATCACGGAACGACAATTCGAAATCGGCGTTGAGTTGTTCAGACTAGGTCACTTTAAACTGAGATTGGAATATCAAGGTCTATCTACAGATTTAGAACAAAGGTAAACTTCTAATTTAATGTTGTCCCAATGTGTTTGCTAAACGATCGTGAAGATACAGCTAGTTTATGTGTTTTATATCTTAAATGGGGTTTGATAAAGTAGGATAGAGTagtccgtctgtgtgtttggcGTTGAACAGCGACAGCCAAACAAAGCTACGTTAACGAGAAATTTACTAGCAATCGATTTAACCTAACTCTTGGATGTTTTTTAATTAGGCTACTTTTTGCAACACTACGCCACAGAATAAATCAACAGTTTCAATGCTGCAAGAAGACGATGCTTCGCAGCTCCAGTGCTGTGTTGTGGTGGAGCGCCTCAATCAGTCTGGCCAGGCGATCAAACGCCAGGTCATCCGAAAGGCAGGGGTTGTTTTGGGGCGCAACGAGTTCCAGGAGATTATCCTGCGCGTCCATGACGGGAAAGTACCACAGAACTACCCACTCAAAGACTTTCAGCTGTTCACGCGGTTCGCCAAAGACGGCAAATGCACAGTCAAGCTGCTCCCGGAAAACATCCAGGTGCTCATCTCCAACTGCCCGCCTCACCGGCTAAACGTTTTCCTGAAGACCCTGAGCATCAAGTATCAGGCGTGGAAAACCGGCACGCCGCTCACCGACCGGGCGAAGCTGAACGCCGGTCTACCGCGGAGCTTCGACACCATCAGCCCGTTGCAACAGAAGGACGTGCAGAAGGCGAATGAACTGAGGAGCAAAGTGAATGCTCCTCTGACCTCCAAACGACTCCTGGAGAGAAACTTGAATACGATAACTGGAAGACAACAGGTCAAAAGATCTCGGACAGACTGTGACTCCAGTCTGGTgagttttatatgatttacatGGATGATGTATACAGTTCTGGAAAAAAGTTAGAGCCCACTTTTTTcattgagtttttttttcaaaagttgAGAgcttttgagtgaggaacagaagggtaaatctcaactttttttttaattgaaagaAAAAGttgcagtggtctctcaattttttccagagctgtatttcAGGATATTTGCTCTTTCATGCCAGTAAAGCAAACTGAATTGAGTTTAGGGTGACTATGTTGTAGCATCCAGGAAGTTCCTTCCACAGGGGTTGTTTACAGGGTGCTGGGTGGGTCCTGTGTTCCTGGGAATGGCTGCTTATTCccactctcttttttttctcacacatCAACAATATAGTCCATCATGAAGGTCATCTCCCCCGTGTTAAGGTTGTCTTTGATCCCCAGGTGAAGGTCATCTCCCCCGTGTTAAGGTTGTCTTTGATCCCCAGGTGAAGGCCCTGCCGCCCAGCAAGAGGCCGGCCCTGTCCCTGCCCGCAGCTCGTCAGCTGACCCGGGGCCAGGCGGCCGTGCTCAGCGCTGTGCTCAGCGGCAAGAACGTCTTCTTCACCGGGAGTGCAGGTACTCTGGGGGAGAGTCTACATCTGGCATAGGAGAGGCTTTTAGTGGTCAGAGCATTTGACAGACAAATACAAAGTTTACAGGTTTGATTTCCCCCTGCTGAAAGTTACTTTTGGATGCAGTCTTTTTATTTGTTGCTGTATTTTGGTTCAGGCACAGGGAAGTCCTTCCTCTTGAAGAGGATCGTGGGGTCCTTGCCACCCAAAAGCACCTACGCTACAGCCAGCACTGGTGTGGCGGCCTGTCACATTGGAGGAACCACGTTACACAGCttcgcaggtgtgtgtgtgtagcagggtctCCTGACCTCTTGACAAACATTTGTCTCTAAAGGAGAATACTGACTatcctcttttccttctctctcctcctctccatctattTCTATCTGTCGCCCTCTAtccttcacctccccctctctctcattcacctccccctctctctcattcacctcccccctctctctatctcttctgcCCCCTCCCAGGTATGGGCTCAGGTGTGGCCCCCCTGGAGCAGTGTCTGGAGCTGGCCCAGAGGCCCGGGGTGCTGCAGCACTGGACCAGCTGTCGTCACCTGGTCATAGACGAGGTCTCCATGGTGGACGGACAGTTCTTCGACAAGCTGGAGGCCGTTGCCAGGTACGGGGACTACGTCTCAGGGCGGAGGGATACGGAACGTTTTACATTTGATTCAGGAAGCAGGCGCGTTTATCTGGAAAAAGTGGACGTTTGAGGATCAGATGTTAACAGTTCTAGTAGTTAATGATTTATTGGTAAGAAGAAACCATACAACGAACACTTCGGCCTTGCAGTAAAAACTGAATTGCCCCGTAATTTACAATCATCAacatatacaatacaatacacaATAACTATTCTgttaaaaacacattcaatttTGTCGACATGGAGACAATTCTACAATTAAAAGTTTGTATTTAACACAgttaaaaacaatattattgtTAACTACTACCAGCTTAGTTATGAAGTCCGACAAGGAGTTTAGGTGTACAAGTGCAGGTATCCCACTTGTGGTGTCGCGTTTAGTTCCCCTGGCTAGAGAGTACTGCAGTGAGTTCCTCAGCTGTCTGCCGTGCTGTTCTCCTCGGGTCAGAGGCAGCCAGGAACAGAAGCGTGGCGATTGTCATACTTAGTTCTAACTGTGTTTACTAGCCATATTGCTAATTAACCACGTCTCAGCTAACAGGCActtatttaaaaacaaaaatacaaacatgATTGCTCCCCCCCAGGTCAGTGAGGAGGTCGTCTCAACCCTTCGGCGGAATCCAGCTCATCATGTGTGGAGACTTCCTCCAGCTGCCTCCCGTCTCCAGGGGCAAGGACAAGGCCAGCTTCTGcttccaggtcagaggtcaagatAGAGGTCAGGGTTAAACAGAGTTTACAGATATTGGGATTAGGACTAAGTTTACAGGTGAGATGGTTAAGAAAGTCCACATAACTTGTGTTTACGAAGCATAAAAGAGTAACCTTTTGACAGTTTTAAGAATGTGGTCTGTGTTGGTGCCCATGACTCTTTATTCCAATGATCTTACAGTCTGACCACCACAGAGGAAGTACCGAGCACCAGCAGGTTTTAACCATCCatctgacctttcacctctgacccctgtgtgacccccaggccaggagctggaggaaggtGGTGCAGGTGAACATGGAGCTGACGGAGGTGCGGAGGCAGACGGACCAGAGCTTCATCTCCCTGCTGCAGGCCGTCAGGGTGGGCAGGTACGGCCTGTCAAAACAAAGGCACTTAATGACGACAATACCGTATAAATTCAGCAGATGTTTTAATCCAAAGTATAGAGGGGGGTTTTGAACCTGTAACCTCTTGGTCAGCAGTCACATGCTCTTACTGAGCTGCCAACCCAACCCTATTGCATGTATGGTACTGTGTTTGTCTTAGTTCTTACTGGTCAGATCAGAAGACAGTCATTGTATTACTGATTGATATTGTTCAGGAAGTGTTGTAACAACCCCCCGTGGATGTCAACCAATCACGCAGGGTCACAGAGGAAGTCACGGCCAAGCTGATGCAGAGCGCCTATCACAAGATTGAGCGTGACGGTATCCTAGCGACCAGACTGTGCACGCACAAGGATGACGTGGAGCTGACCAATGAGAATAAACTACAGCAGTTGCCAGGTAGAACtaatgtacatttttatttataatttttcACGTATTTTTTGTTTCTCTCAACGAAACTTAAATTCGTATTCCTGTCCCTCCCGCAGGGGCGGAGCATGTGTTTGAGGCGCTGGACAGTGACCCGGCATTGGTGAAGACCATCGACTcccagagccccgtcagccGGCTGCTGCAACTTAAAGTGGGGGCGCAGGTTAGTGCCGGGCGGAGGGATACGTGGGTGTGGACCGACTGAACGGGGCGTGTCTAACCTGGCGCTCAGGTGAACAAGGCGTGTCTGTCCCCAGGTAATGCTTACTAAGAACCTGGACGTTCAGCGAGGGCTGGTGAACGGGGCCAGAGGTGTGGTCGTTGACTTCCTGCCAGGAAAACAAGGTTGTTTACCACTTCCTGTGTTCACACGGGGGGTCATGCATGTGACTGAGACTGTTTGAGAGCTACAGTGTTCCAACTCCGTAGCGACCTCACTTCCTGCTGTCTAACTGACCTTGCGTCCTGCTGACTGAGTGACCTCACTTCCTTTCTTGCTCCAGGGCTCCCGCGCGTGCGTTTCCTGTGCGGAGCGACAGAGGTGCTGAAGCAGGAGCGCTGGATGTTCAAGGCCGGGGGCGGGCTCTATCTCAGCAGGCAACAACTGCCACTCAAACTGGCCTGGGCCATCTCCATCCACAAGAGCCAGGTGGGTCGGCACGGCAACCAATAACATCCCGTCTCTACGGAAACGGAGTGCTCTGTTCTGGAATGCTGTGTTGTTTtaactgaagtgtgtgtgtgtgtgtgtgtctcagggcaTGACCCTGGACTGCGTGGAGATTTCGCTGGCTCGTGTGTTCGAGAGTGGCCAAGCCTACGTGGCTCTGTCCAGGGCCAGGAGCCTGGAGGGGCTGAGGGTCATGGACTTTGACCCCCACGTGGTCCGTGCTGACCCAGAAGTGCTCCTCTTCTACAGGaagctgaggaaggagaggctgcTACTGCAGGTGAGATCAGAGTCTGACTTTGCAGCCTCCAAGAAGAAAAATGTaccccttttttcttctttttcaaaaaaaaattaaggaaCCTGACTCAACATTTAAGATATATTGCAGCCTCTGGTCTGCATGTCACTGGATcacaaccgtctctggaggaggggaaccCTCACTCAATTCCTCCTCCCAGAATTTCTTATTCCATATCTTAGGTTAGTTAGCTGGCCCTCTGCCGCCACCTGGTGGAGGAAGGTGTTTAGTGCCTTCTGTGCCTGCAGTCCTTTCATGCGGTCTGTTCAGGGTTCAGGTCCcgtcctcctgtcctcagacACCTTGAGTCTACCGTCACACAGGAAGTATGCAGTCACACAGGAAGTATGCAGTCACACAGGAAGTATGCAGTCCCACAGGAAGTATGCAGGCGCGTCGTAAAAAATGTGaaacgttttttattttatttttttggtccCTTCATGAGTGATGAAGTTTCTGTTTCTATGACTTCAGTGCTCagattctctctcctgtcctcccttctcCAGGCCTCGATGGATGAGTTTGTGGGCCAGAGTAACAAGGAAAACCAGCGTTTGTGAGGTGTGTCTGTCCATGTCCAGCCTGACACATATAAACtctgttcacacacacccagactgacagactggtTACAACAGGCCCCCTATGATATtcagagtgactggccttgttcagTAAGGGGATCTCCAAAGCGACCTTCTCTGGAACAGCTGTGATGACATTATGAATTTATGAATCTCCTTCAGCATCATGGAACTGGACTTACACCTGCCGCTTGATCAGAGACtactttttaaaagttttatttttataCTATTTATTTCTGTGCTTGACATTGGGAATTATGCACTTCTTTAACATGAATAAAGTTTTTGTTGTCGCCTATGTTGTGGGAAGTGACGTTGTCTGCGCTTTGCACCTTTTGACTCGAGCTGCCTTGTTCGGTAAAGTTTTACAAACGTTTTCGTGTTAATCTCTATGTATTACATAGTACTTAATTTTTCCTCCGACCCGATTCATTCTACAAATTCAGATTCAGTCTGTTAGTTTTTCTCGACTTGGCATGTTGAGGTTGGCTTCTCTCATGGTTCGCCCGGTGGGCGGAGCACCTTGTCTCCTCGGGGGAGTGACTCCGCAGACGTTAGTGATCGTGTTGTGTTGGAATAGGAAgtacacactgcctcacacacacacacactgcctcacacgcacacacacactgcctcgcacacacactgccggaacaggaagtggcaatgtttgtttgtgttggaacaggaagtggcagtgtttgtttgtgttggaacTGGAAGTGGCAGTggttgtgttggaacaggaagtggcagtgtttgtttgtgttggaacTGGAAGT encodes the following:
- the pif1 gene encoding ATP-dependent DNA helicase PIF1, encoding MLQEDDASQLQCCVVVERLNQSGQAIKRQVIRKAGVVLGRNEFQEIILRVHDGKVPQNYPLKDFQLFTRFAKDGKCTVKLLPENIQVLISNCPPHRLNVFLKTLSIKYQAWKTGTPLTDRAKLNAGLPRSFDTISPLQQKDVQKANELRSKVNAPLTSKRLLERNLNTITGRQQVKRSRTDCDSSLVKALPPSKRPALSLPAARQLTRGQAAVLSAVLSGKNVFFTGSAGTGKSFLLKRIVGSLPPKSTYATASTGVAACHIGGTTLHSFAGMGSGVAPLEQCLELAQRPGVLQHWTSCRHLVIDEVSMVDGQFFDKLEAVARSVRRSSQPFGGIQLIMCGDFLQLPPVSRGKDKASFCFQARSWRKVVQVNMELTEVRRQTDQSFISLLQAVRVGRVTEEVTAKLMQSAYHKIERDGILATRLCTHKDDVELTNENKLQQLPGAEHVFEALDSDPALVKTIDSQSPVSRLLQLKVGAQVMLTKNLDVQRGLVNGARGVVVDFLPGKQGLPRVRFLCGATEVLKQERWMFKAGGGLYLSRQQLPLKLAWAISIHKSQGMTLDCVEISLARVFESGQAYVALSRARSLEGLRVMDFDPHVVRADPEVLLFYRKLRKERLLLQASMDEFVGQSNKENQRL